A DNA window from Pseudodesulfovibrio thermohalotolerans contains the following coding sequences:
- a CDS encoding AzlD family protein, translated as MQTDSLLAILGMAAVTYLTRISGPWLVRLVQGNRRVEACLSRLPGSILTALLAPLVFTVGTAEAIASGVTLLVSLRFRNMPLALAAGVGSLVLLRHFI; from the coding sequence ATGCAGACAGATAGCCTGCTCGCCATACTCGGCATGGCCGCCGTCACCTACCTGACCCGCATAAGCGGCCCATGGCTGGTGCGGCTGGTTCAGGGCAACCGCCGGGTGGAAGCGTGCCTGTCCCGCTTGCCGGGCTCCATCCTGACCGCCCTTCTCGCCCCCCTCGTCTTTACCGTTGGAACGGCAGAGGCCATCGCTTCGGGCGTCACCCTCCTCGTTTCCCTGCGATTTCGGAATATGCCCCTCGCCTTGGCGGCTGGTGTCGGCTCACTGGTCCTTCTGCGCCATTTCATATAA
- a CDS encoding transcriptional regulator produces MLKFLVIAAALFLVYKLFMGDKQKRDKQKDKSIKQKVASGEMVKDPSCGTYVEKDGDIRVREGDKVHVFCSYECRDKYLKRIGASVPKDEE; encoded by the coding sequence ATGCTTAAATTCCTTGTCATCGCGGCTGCATTGTTCTTGGTCTACAAGCTCTTCATGGGCGACAAGCAAAAACGGGACAAGCAAAAGGACAAATCCATCAAGCAGAAGGTTGCCTCTGGTGAAATGGTCAAGGACCCGTCCTGCGGCACCTATGTGGAAAAAGATGGCGACATCCGTGTTCGCGAAGGGGATAAGGTCCACGTTTTCTGTTCCTACGAATGCCGGGACAAATACCTGAAGCGCATCGGCGCATCGGTCCCCAAGGACGAAGAATAG
- the folK gene encoding 2-amino-4-hydroxy-6-hydroxymethyldihydropteridine diphosphokinase — protein sequence MICYVSLGSNVGDTEENLHEALVLLEDYGDDIRLRKVSDYYVTEPQGEVKDQPWFTNQVVELEIDAEIWSPPGFLSTCTAIEAKMGRTRAVPGGPRPLDMDIIAWGDTVMDMDFLTLPHPRAKERAFVLVPLKEIAPDYVFPDGTTVDEALDGIKYRLEDRKIWQDS from the coding sequence GTGATCTGCTACGTGAGCCTAGGCTCCAACGTGGGAGACACTGAAGAAAACCTCCACGAGGCACTGGTCCTGCTTGAGGACTACGGCGACGACATCCGCTTGCGGAAGGTCTCTGATTATTACGTGACCGAGCCCCAGGGGGAGGTCAAGGATCAGCCATGGTTCACCAACCAGGTGGTGGAGCTTGAAATCGACGCCGAAATCTGGTCGCCGCCGGGTTTCCTGTCCACCTGCACGGCCATCGAAGCCAAAATGGGCCGCACCAGGGCTGTCCCCGGCGGCCCCAGGCCCTTGGACATGGACATCATCGCGTGGGGCGACACCGTTATGGACATGGATTTCCTGACCCTGCCGCATCCCCGCGCCAAGGAAAGGGCGTTCGTCCTCGTGCCGCTCAAAGAGATCGCGCCGGATTATGTCTTCCCTGACGGCACAACCGTCGACGAGGCCCTGGACGGCATAAAGTACAGGCTGGAAGATCGCAAGATCTGGCAGGACTCCTGA
- the xerD gene encoding site-specific tyrosine recombinase XerD, producing the protein MTHPEKEKNINEYSHPWVDRYLEYLLIEKGLSENSLTGYANDLGSLLAFLEEKSFALKDLTDRTLFLYLTHLRARGLKSRSLARHLSSLRGFFAFAVGEKWYKEDPGQLLENPKLPRKLPEFLTREEMGRVLALPDTSTPLGMRDKVMLELLYAAGLRVSELIGMKVLDYDPQVGMLKVFGKGAKDRLIPIHYTAQDFLNHYLEFTRPGFKPCMDFMFLNRSGKGLTRQGVWKLIKKYAEAAGIKRPISPHTFRHSFATHLLEGGADLRAVQILLGHADISATEIYTHVESSRLKNLHRRFHPRSTM; encoded by the coding sequence ATGACACACCCGGAAAAAGAAAAAAACATCAACGAGTATAGTCATCCCTGGGTGGACCGTTATCTTGAATACCTGCTGATTGAAAAGGGGTTGTCCGAGAACAGCCTGACGGGGTACGCCAACGACCTCGGTTCCCTGCTCGCCTTTTTGGAAGAGAAGTCCTTTGCCCTGAAGGACCTGACGGACAGGACCCTCTTTCTTTATCTTACACATCTGCGGGCCAGAGGGTTGAAGAGCCGTTCCCTGGCGCGTCACCTCTCCTCCCTTCGTGGTTTCTTTGCCTTCGCTGTGGGAGAGAAATGGTACAAGGAAGACCCCGGGCAACTTCTTGAAAATCCCAAGCTGCCACGCAAGTTGCCGGAATTCCTCACTCGTGAAGAGATGGGACGAGTCCTCGCCCTGCCCGACACCTCCACTCCGCTTGGTATGCGCGACAAGGTGATGCTGGAGCTTCTTTATGCTGCCGGATTGAGAGTCTCCGAGCTTATCGGCATGAAGGTTCTGGACTACGACCCCCAGGTCGGGATGCTCAAGGTCTTCGGCAAGGGCGCCAAGGACCGGCTTATCCCCATCCATTATACGGCCCAGGATTTTCTCAATCATTATCTGGAGTTCACCCGGCCCGGATTCAAGCCGTGCATGGATTTCATGTTTTTAAATCGATCGGGCAAGGGGCTGACTCGCCAGGGCGTATGGAAACTCATCAAGAAATACGCCGAGGCCGCGGGCATAAAGCGGCCCATTTCTCCTCACACCTTTCGGCATTCCTTTGCCACACATCTGCTGGAGGGCGGCGCGGACCTGCGCGCCGTGCAGATTCTTTTGGGTCATGCGGACATCAGCGCCACCGAGATTTATACCCATGTGGAGTCCAGCAGGCTGAAGAACCTGCACCGGAGATTCCATCCGCGATCAACCATGTGA
- a CDS encoding GNAT family N-acetyltransferase, with product MRIERGGKDDFPELLAVWEASVRATHDFLSEEDILFLKPLILERYFDAVELRCARNAEGLILGFCGVGGKTLEMLFIRPECRNNGVGTALCRHAVDTLGVTKVDVNEQNPQALGFYINFGFKVVGRSSLDGQGKPFPLLHLELS from the coding sequence ATGCGCATCGAACGTGGCGGCAAAGACGATTTCCCGGAACTCCTCGCCGTATGGGAGGCATCGGTCCGCGCGACCCACGACTTCCTGTCCGAAGAAGACATCCTATTCCTGAAGCCGCTCATCCTAGAGCGATACTTCGATGCCGTGGAATTGCGCTGCGCGCGAAACGCCGAAGGCCTCATCCTTGGCTTCTGCGGAGTCGGCGGAAAAACCCTGGAGATGCTTTTCATCCGACCAGAATGCCGGAACAACGGCGTCGGCACGGCTCTTTGCCGCCATGCCGTGGATACGCTCGGCGTGACCAAGGTGGACGTCAACGAACAAAATCCTCAAGCCTTGGGCTTTTATATCAACTTCGGTTTCAAGGTTGTAGGCCGCTCCTCTCTGGACGGGCAGGGAAAGCCCTTTCCACTCCTGCATTTGGAACTATCCTGA
- a CDS encoding tetratricopeptide repeat protein: MKSRLVFSLLAAFLAFAGMTPAHAKEKQSFEQWLEHYRAWDRLEKEYAHEPSADTPGAVLKRAQVYLNLNSPDKALELIEMTPAFPGQAEADRLWLGGQAHRGLGDLTKAVLWYTQAAKFMPDEEVLSRFKAEPDLEPIWHDVWLKMYWSWLANHTLSRDSQKEALDLIMTVGLKVWPNEFWNGVHALLSNKTLAANSTTDVAVPATVLVPQNDTMLIAQAMAAVSLEKFDEATAHIAKLSNEMVRQFWTSTLYFLNSGNTPTNVDAFLEGNYLKAHAFWSGNILAPYSKSRTDWFLGNPDSAAWTKFRNNILNMPAVEAEKAIDNELGSMLISEQTAALLRNFKLALSLANGNTQAAATTWNSTDKTSLPICLRLAGMLTFKEHLNKVLPETPSEAFTLYPVLAALSGAAGMDVHPDTEAPFWTAAPQDQLQVLSTVSYPLDRLLLLAYWQQRFADSPSVELAKRGAYLFDDTSFGIRSLIYLADDAVKAKQLQLGAFYLNRIDETTLPPELRMAWLDIKTRLELDAGSQGKALETYQDMVKTDEPIPVMTRLRMALLYQQRREYEAAQKELLAMWDARATMTTALQAETLFWLGEGEQAMRNPDKALDYYLKLAWQYPQENIWALTAMYRASLIYEKRGKYETAKRLLGTVVRNAARKEQRVAAQARIDAIDKKMGEEKSEGESTLIYPF; this comes from the coding sequence ATGAAATCGAGACTCGTATTTTCGCTTCTGGCGGCTTTTTTGGCGTTTGCCGGAATGACCCCCGCCCATGCCAAAGAAAAACAGTCCTTCGAGCAATGGCTTGAACACTACCGGGCCTGGGACAGATTGGAAAAGGAATATGCTCATGAGCCCTCCGCCGACACTCCCGGCGCCGTGCTCAAACGCGCTCAGGTCTACCTGAACCTCAATTCTCCGGACAAAGCTCTTGAACTCATCGAAATGACACCCGCTTTTCCCGGGCAAGCCGAAGCCGACCGCCTGTGGCTCGGAGGCCAGGCTCATAGAGGTCTGGGCGATCTAACCAAAGCCGTGCTCTGGTACACCCAAGCCGCCAAATTCATGCCCGACGAAGAGGTTCTCTCCCGATTCAAGGCTGAGCCCGATCTGGAACCCATCTGGCATGATGTCTGGCTTAAAATGTACTGGTCATGGCTTGCAAACCACACTCTTTCCAGGGATTCCCAGAAGGAGGCCCTCGATCTGATTATGACCGTTGGCCTCAAAGTCTGGCCCAACGAATTTTGGAACGGCGTCCACGCTCTCCTGAGCAACAAGACGCTGGCTGCCAATTCGACAACAGATGTTGCGGTGCCCGCCACTGTCCTGGTGCCGCAGAACGACACCATGCTCATCGCCCAGGCTATGGCAGCAGTTTCACTTGAGAAATTCGATGAAGCCACGGCCCATATCGCCAAGCTGTCCAACGAGATGGTCCGCCAATTCTGGACTTCAACCCTGTATTTCCTCAACAGCGGCAACACTCCCACAAACGTTGATGCATTTCTCGAAGGAAACTACCTCAAGGCTCATGCGTTCTGGTCGGGCAATATCCTGGCCCCTTACTCCAAGTCGCGAACCGATTGGTTTCTGGGCAATCCAGACTCCGCCGCCTGGACCAAGTTCCGCAACAACATCCTGAACATGCCCGCGGTCGAGGCGGAAAAGGCCATCGACAACGAGTTGGGCTCCATGCTCATTTCCGAGCAGACTGCCGCCTTGCTACGCAACTTCAAACTCGCCCTGTCGCTCGCCAACGGCAATACTCAGGCTGCCGCAACCACTTGGAACAGCACGGATAAAACATCGCTTCCTATCTGTTTGCGGTTGGCTGGGATGTTGACCTTCAAGGAACACTTGAACAAAGTTTTACCCGAAACACCGAGCGAAGCCTTCACCCTTTATCCCGTTTTGGCCGCTCTTTCCGGCGCCGCCGGCATGGACGTCCATCCCGATACCGAGGCCCCCTTCTGGACCGCCGCGCCGCAGGACCAATTGCAGGTTCTGTCCACTGTCAGCTATCCCCTGGATCGACTGTTGCTTTTGGCCTATTGGCAACAGCGTTTTGCCGACTCGCCCTCCGTTGAGTTGGCCAAGCGTGGCGCGTATCTTTTTGACGACACCTCCTTCGGCATTCGCAGCCTGATTTATCTCGCCGACGACGCGGTAAAGGCCAAGCAATTACAGCTTGGCGCCTTTTATCTGAACCGGATAGACGAGACCACCCTGCCCCCCGAATTGCGGATGGCCTGGCTGGACATCAAAACCCGGCTGGAACTGGACGCGGGAAGCCAGGGCAAAGCCCTTGAAACCTATCAGGACATGGTCAAAACCGACGAACCCATTCCGGTGATGACCCGCCTGCGTATGGCGCTTCTCTACCAGCAGCGAAGGGAATACGAGGCCGCTCAAAAGGAACTGTTGGCCATGTGGGATGCCCGCGCTACCATGACCACAGCTTTGCAGGCCGAGACCTTGTTTTGGCTCGGTGAAGGCGAACAGGCCATGCGCAATCCCGACAAGGCGCTGGACTATTACCTTAAATTGGCCTGGCAATATCCCCAGGAAAACATCTGGGCCTTGACCGCCATGTATCGCGCCTCCCTGATCTACGAAAAACGGGGCAAGTACGAAACTGCCAAAAGACTGCTCGGCACGGTGGTGCGCAACGCGGCCCGCAAGGAGCAGCGAGTTGCCGCCCAGGCCCGCATCGACGCCATCGACAAAAAAATGGGTGAAGAAAAAAGCGAGGGTGAAAGCACCCTGATCTACCCGTTCTAG
- a CDS encoding PHP-associated domain-containing protein, protein MQTVNWQNPYDSVTASRSWYKGNLHSHSSPASPCGRISLDELLLCYEGKGYDFISVSDHMGITPAQHPNLTLLPGFEWNSRMGSMGDSVVSHQDHLGLYSLDSEALAALLPPRELRTLLASDRNSVLTVINHPNWKLPRHYDLATLLTTAPHVDGMEIYNAVIDRLEGDAYAVREWDILLSSGFRLLGFASDDAHQSDGVGRGWIMVNADDKSPESIFDALGKGRFYASNGPAFTHIEREGDTIRVSLPDKALIRVIGQAGICLKTELSEALEWSFQEHTTPYARVEVHGNYGCQAWTQPFFR, encoded by the coding sequence ATGCAAACGGTCAACTGGCAAAATCCGTATGACTCCGTCACGGCTTCCCGTTCCTGGTACAAAGGCAACCTCCATTCACACTCCTCGCCCGCCAGCCCGTGCGGCCGCATTTCGCTGGATGAACTGCTCCTCTGCTACGAAGGCAAAGGATATGACTTCATCTCCGTCTCCGACCATATGGGGATCACCCCTGCCCAACATCCCAATCTGACACTCCTCCCGGGATTCGAGTGGAACTCACGCATGGGCTCCATGGGCGACTCCGTCGTTTCCCATCAGGATCACCTCGGCCTCTACAGCCTCGACAGCGAGGCTCTCGCGGCCCTGCTTCCGCCGAGAGAGCTACGGACCCTGCTCGCTTCCGACCGAAATTCGGTGCTGACCGTCATCAACCACCCGAACTGGAAACTTCCGCGCCACTATGATCTGGCCACCCTGCTGACCACCGCCCCCCATGTTGACGGGATGGAAATCTATAATGCCGTGATCGATCGCCTGGAAGGAGACGCCTACGCCGTCAGGGAATGGGACATCCTGCTTAGCTCCGGCTTCCGGCTGTTGGGTTTTGCCAGCGACGATGCGCACCAAAGCGACGGTGTCGGCCGAGGGTGGATTATGGTCAACGCCGACGACAAATCGCCCGAAAGCATCTTCGATGCACTCGGAAAAGGCCGGTTCTACGCGTCGAACGGACCGGCTTTCACACACATTGAACGGGAAGGGGACACGATCCGAGTCAGCCTGCCCGACAAAGCGCTGATCCGGGTGATCGGTCAGGCGGGGATTTGCCTGAAGACAGAACTCTCCGAAGCCTTGGAGTGGAGCTTCCAAGAGCACACCACGCCCTACGCGCGGGTTGAGGTGCACGGGAACTACGGCTGCCAAGCCTGGACGCAACCTTTCTTCCGCTAG
- a CDS encoding AzlC family ABC transporter permease, with the protein MTARLSLESARQGALRTLPVALSVFAYGMVYGLLTRQAGLSMTESILSSGLVFAGSVQFVALDMWTHPLPITALIFTTFIVNLRHVLMSASLAPWMRGLPPRTTLPLLFLLVDESWAMTYGAVQRDKADIGFLLGSGLLLWAAWMGATITGRLAGAAIPDPEAFGLDFAFTAVFLSLLAGLWKGKGDIPPWLAAAVTALAVHHFLPGKWYIVAGGLAGSLTGLWGANADR; encoded by the coding sequence GTGACGGCACGACTCTCCCTCGAATCGGCCCGGCAGGGTGCCTTGCGCACCCTGCCGGTGGCCCTCAGCGTCTTTGCCTATGGCATGGTCTACGGACTGCTTACCCGCCAGGCTGGCTTGAGCATGACGGAATCAATCCTGTCCAGCGGGCTTGTCTTTGCCGGTTCGGTCCAATTCGTAGCCTTGGACATGTGGACACATCCGTTACCCATAACGGCCCTGATCTTCACCACATTCATTGTAAATCTCCGCCATGTGCTCATGAGCGCGTCCCTGGCTCCGTGGATGCGCGGGCTTCCGCCCCGCACCACCCTGCCTCTGCTCTTCCTCCTGGTGGATGAAAGCTGGGCCATGACTTACGGAGCCGTGCAGCGGGACAAGGCGGACATCGGTTTTCTTCTGGGCAGCGGCCTGCTCTTGTGGGCTGCCTGGATGGGAGCCACCATCACGGGCAGGCTGGCCGGAGCCGCCATCCCCGATCCCGAGGCATTCGGCCTCGATTTCGCCTTCACCGCCGTGTTCCTGTCCCTGCTGGCCGGGCTCTGGAAGGGAAAAGGCGACATTCCTCCGTGGCTTGCGGCTGCTGTTACCGCTCTGGCGGTTCATCATTTCCTGCCAGGAAAATGGTACATCGTGGCCGGAGGACTGGCCGGAAGCCTGACCGGATTGTGGGGTGCCAATGCAGACAGATAG
- a CDS encoding LL-diaminopimelate aminotransferase, with product MSDFKLADRLSTLPPYLFAAIDKAKAEVAKKGMDIISLGIGDPDLPTPDFIIEALYESAKKAPNHRYPDYIGMLAYRQAVSDWYKQRFNVDLDPETEIVSLIGSKEGIAHFPLAYVNPGDTVLVATPNYPVYGIATEFAGGRVEYLPLLEENDFLIDLDAVSDDTWAKAKMIFVCYPNNPTAATATKPFYEKLIEKAKEFNVIVVSDAAYTEIYYDPENKPLSIMECKDAKDVCIEFHSLSKTYNMTGWRIGMAVGNASLVAGLGKIKENVDSGIFQAVQEAGVAALREGEPFAESFRAIYKERRDVVSAALTKIGIKHRVPDASFYLWCNVPEGYKSAEFVTNVLMKTGVVLTPGNGFGTPGEGYFRISLTVNNDKLEEAVSRISKL from the coding sequence ATGTCTGATTTCAAATTGGCCGACCGTTTGTCGACCCTGCCTCCGTATCTTTTTGCCGCCATTGACAAGGCCAAGGCGGAAGTAGCCAAGAAGGGCATGGACATCATCAGCCTGGGTATCGGCGATCCCGATCTGCCCACCCCGGATTTCATCATCGAAGCCCTCTACGAAAGCGCCAAGAAGGCCCCGAACCACAGGTACCCGGACTACATCGGCATGTTGGCCTACCGCCAGGCCGTGTCCGACTGGTACAAGCAGCGCTTCAACGTCGACCTTGACCCCGAAACCGAGATCGTCAGCCTGATCGGCTCCAAGGAGGGCATCGCCCACTTCCCGCTGGCCTACGTCAATCCCGGCGACACGGTCCTGGTGGCCACTCCCAACTATCCGGTATACGGCATCGCCACCGAATTCGCCGGCGGCAGGGTAGAGTATCTGCCTCTGCTTGAGGAAAACGACTTCCTCATCGACCTGGACGCGGTTTCCGACGACACCTGGGCCAAGGCCAAGATGATCTTCGTCTGCTACCCGAACAACCCGACCGCAGCCACGGCGACCAAGCCGTTTTATGAAAAGCTCATCGAAAAAGCTAAGGAATTCAACGTAATCGTTGTTTCCGATGCCGCCTACACCGAAATTTACTACGATCCCGAGAACAAGCCTTTGTCCATCATGGAATGCAAGGACGCCAAAGACGTCTGCATCGAATTCCACTCCTTGTCCAAGACCTACAACATGACCGGCTGGCGTATCGGCATGGCCGTGGGCAACGCAAGCCTCGTCGCGGGCCTTGGCAAGATCAAGGAAAACGTGGACTCCGGCATTTTCCAGGCCGTGCAGGAAGCCGGCGTCGCCGCCCTGAGAGAGGGCGAGCCCTTTGCCGAAAGCTTCCGGGCCATCTACAAGGAGCGCAGGGACGTGGTCAGCGCCGCTCTTACCAAGATCGGCATCAAACACCGTGTCCCGGACGCATCCTTCTACCTGTGGTGCAACGTCCCCGAAGGGTACAAGTCCGCTGAATTCGTGACGAACGTGCTCATGAAGACCGGCGTGGTGCTGACTCCCGGCAACGGCTTCGGCACTCCCGGGGAAGGGTACTTCCGCATTTCCCTGACCGTGAACAACGACAAGCTTGAGGAGGCCGTATCCAGAATTTCGAAACTGTGA
- a CDS encoding carbohydrate ABC transporter permease, translating into MAFKSSLQAAQVRVAYLLVTPATLLLFLLLIGPLLVVFGLSFTDWQFGSDTLEFIGLRNYAQIFADETFRRSFGNTCIYTLVTVPLTIFMGLGVALLIESGQSLKKFYRAVFFLPVMTCSVAMAITWEFVLHPRVGLAAHILPLFGLGGFELLHNENTVLITLCGIGIWQNMGFNMVLFMAGLSGIPKELHEAAALDGAESGWSRFWLVTWPLLSPVTLFVSIITTIRSFQVFDAVHVLTQGGPNNASEVLIYTMFKEAFEFFRTGYASAITVIFLLCVLGFTLIKTYVAEKHVHYN; encoded by the coding sequence ATGGCTTTCAAATCTTCCCTGCAAGCGGCGCAGGTACGGGTAGCGTATCTCCTTGTAACGCCTGCCACTCTGCTACTGTTCCTTCTACTCATAGGCCCGCTGCTCGTGGTGTTCGGCCTCTCCTTCACGGACTGGCAGTTCGGCAGCGACACCCTGGAGTTCATCGGCTTGCGCAACTATGCGCAGATTTTCGCCGACGAAACATTCAGACGTTCTTTCGGCAACACGTGCATCTATACACTCGTCACCGTACCGCTCACCATCTTCATGGGACTTGGCGTGGCCCTGCTTATCGAATCAGGCCAATCCCTCAAGAAATTCTACAGGGCAGTATTCTTTTTGCCTGTGATGACCTGCTCCGTGGCCATGGCCATCACCTGGGAATTCGTTCTGCATCCGCGGGTGGGACTGGCCGCCCACATACTCCCCCTCTTCGGACTGGGAGGATTCGAGCTGCTTCACAACGAAAACACGGTGCTGATTACACTCTGCGGCATAGGAATCTGGCAAAACATGGGATTCAACATGGTCCTGTTCATGGCCGGGCTTTCCGGAATCCCCAAGGAACTGCACGAGGCCGCCGCCCTGGACGGTGCGGAAAGCGGGTGGAGTCGCTTCTGGTTGGTGACTTGGCCGCTGCTTTCGCCGGTGACCCTGTTTGTCTCGATCATCACGACCATCCGTTCCTTTCAAGTCTTCGACGCGGTTCACGTCCTGACCCAGGGCGGCCCGAACAATGCCTCGGAAGTGCTCATCTACACCATGTTCAAGGAAGCCTTCGAATTCTTTCGCACCGGATATGCGTCGGCGATCACGGTGATTTTTCTCCTTTGCGTTCTCGGATTCACCCTCATCAAAACCTATGTGGCCGAAAAACACGTCCACTACAATTAG